One region of Manis pentadactyla isolate mManPen7 chromosome 9, mManPen7.hap1, whole genome shotgun sequence genomic DNA includes:
- the LOC130684699 gene encoding olfactory receptor 1102-like, with protein sequence MSGSTSDLHSHGTQLKNVTEVTTFILMGFTNDFEVQVFLFLLFLAIYIFTLVGNLGMVILVIGDSHLHNPMYYFLSVLSFLDAFYSSVITPKMLVNFLSENKSISFLGCAAQMCLFITFGTTESFLLAAMAYDRYVAIYNPLLYSVSMSPRVYVPLIIFCYVGGILHGILHTVATFSLSCASNEVRHVFCDIPPLLALSCSDTHINQLLVFYFAGSIEISTILIVLISYGFILVAILRMHSAEGRRKVFSTCGSHLTGVSIFHGTVLFMYVRPTSSYSLDQDMIVSVFYTIVIPMLNPMIYSLRNKDVKDAMKRVFGKNWDLDKVHFSH encoded by the coding sequence atgtCAGGGTCAACATCAGATTTACACTCACACGGGACTCAGTTGAAAAATGTGACTGAAGTCACCACATTTATACTGATGGGCTTCACAAATGACTTTGAGGTGCAAGTCttcttatttttactatttctagcAATCTATATTTTTACTCTGGTAGGAAATTTGGGGATGGTTATTTTAGTCATTGGAGATTCCCATCTCCACAACCCGATGTACTATTTTTTGAGTGTGTTATCATTCTTGGATGCCTTCTATTCTTCAGTTATCACTCCAAAAATGTTGGTCAATTTCTTATCAGAGAATAAATCCATCTCATTCCTTGGATGTGCAGCACAAATGTGTCTCTTTATTACTTTTGGAACCACAGAGTCCTTTCTCTTGGCAGCAATGGCATATGATCGCTATGTGGCAATCTACAATCCTCTCCTGTATTCAGTGAGCATGTCACCCAGAGTTTATGTGCCACTCATCATTTTCTGCTATGTTGGTGGCATCCTGCATGGTATTTTGCACACAGTAGCCACATTTAGTCTCTCCTGTGCATCCAATGAAGTCAGACATGTCTTCTGTGACATCCCTCCTCTCCTCGCTCTTTCTTGCTCTGACACTCACATAAACCAGCTTTTAGTCTTCTACTTTGCAGGCTCTATTGAGATATCCACTATCCTGATAGTCCTGATCTCTTATGGTTTCATTCTGGTGGCCATTCTGAGGATGCATTCTGCTGAAGGGAGGCGAAAAGTCTTTTCTACGTGTGGCTCTCACTTAACTGGAGTATCCATTTTTCATGGAACAGTTCTCTTCATGTATGTGAGACCAACTTCCAGCTACTCTTTGGACCAGGACATGATAGTGTCTGTATTTTACACCATTGTGATTCCAATGCTGAATCCCATGATCTATAGCTTGAGGAACAAAGATGTAAAAGATGCAATGAAAAGAGTGTTTGGAAAAAATTGGGATCTTGATAAAGTGCACTTTtcacattaa